From the Halorhabdus utahensis DSM 12940 genome, one window contains:
- the glmS gene encoding glutamine--fructose-6-phosphate transaminase (isomerizing) encodes MCGITAQVGPTDAADTLLTCLENLEYRGYDSAGIALSDESGLTINKSEGTVGDLRAGISSDTFDGGVGIGHTRWSTHGSPSDENAHPHTDCTGSIAVVHNGIIDNHEALRTELQSRGHEFTSDTDTEVIPHLVSERLEAGEDIEAAFRGAVRELDGSYAVAMIVSGEQRVFATRHGSPLVVGLGDRTQYLASDVPAFIEYTDRVIYLEDGDVAVVGPSGHHVTDQAGKPVDRSVETVDWEPEAAEKGGYDHYMLKEIQEQPTSLRQTLEGRIREESVSLESFPPGSFTDVSTVQFVACGTSYHAGLYGSHLLSEGGVPATTHLASEYAVYPPPIDEDTLVIAVTQSGETADTLEALRVAKEHGARTLAITNVVGSTAARESDDALLIRAGPEIGVAATKTFSSQVATLLLVANRLIEDVTGELLDGHLDRLESLRSLPSFVQTGLDTSQAPAVADQYLSDGHFFIGRGNGVPVALEAALKFKEITYEHAEGFPAGELKHGPLALVTADTPVFVVCTGRDASKLESAIREVQTRGAPVIAVAPRSMSDIIDTADETLTVPATHPDLVPILANVQLQLVAYHAAAKLDRAIDKPRNLAKSVTVE; translated from the coding sequence ATGTGCGGAATCACCGCACAGGTTGGGCCAACCGACGCTGCCGACACACTCCTCACCTGTCTCGAAAACCTTGAATATCGAGGATATGATTCAGCCGGAATCGCACTCTCGGACGAATCAGGACTCACGATCAACAAGAGCGAAGGCACCGTCGGGGACCTCCGAGCGGGGATCAGTAGCGATACCTTCGATGGCGGGGTCGGAATCGGTCACACACGATGGAGTACGCACGGTTCGCCCTCGGACGAAAACGCCCATCCTCACACGGACTGTACGGGGTCGATCGCCGTCGTCCACAACGGTATCATCGACAACCACGAAGCCCTCCGGACGGAACTCCAGTCTCGTGGTCACGAGTTCACCAGCGACACCGATACTGAAGTCATCCCACATCTCGTGAGCGAACGTCTGGAGGCCGGCGAAGACATCGAAGCCGCATTCCGTGGTGCGGTCAGGGAGCTCGATGGCAGTTACGCGGTCGCGATGATCGTCAGCGGCGAGCAACGAGTGTTCGCCACCCGTCACGGTTCACCGCTGGTTGTCGGCCTCGGCGATCGGACGCAGTACCTTGCGAGTGACGTCCCGGCGTTCATCGAATACACCGATCGAGTCATCTATCTCGAAGATGGTGACGTCGCTGTCGTGGGTCCCTCGGGCCATCACGTCACTGACCAGGCTGGCAAACCGGTCGATCGGTCGGTCGAGACCGTCGACTGGGAACCCGAAGCAGCCGAGAAAGGCGGGTACGATCACTATATGCTCAAGGAGATCCAGGAACAGCCGACGTCACTCCGCCAGACGCTGGAGGGGCGCATTCGCGAGGAGAGTGTCTCACTCGAATCATTTCCACCGGGTTCGTTCACGGACGTCAGTACCGTCCAGTTCGTTGCCTGCGGGACATCGTATCACGCAGGACTGTACGGCAGCCACCTCCTTTCGGAAGGAGGGGTTCCCGCGACGACTCATCTGGCGAGCGAGTATGCGGTCTACCCGCCGCCGATCGACGAGGACACGCTCGTCATCGCCGTCACGCAAAGCGGTGAGACAGCGGATACCCTCGAAGCGTTACGTGTCGCGAAAGAGCACGGCGCCCGGACGCTCGCGATCACGAACGTCGTCGGTTCGACGGCCGCCCGTGAAAGCGACGACGCACTATTGATCAGGGCGGGTCCGGAGATCGGCGTCGCCGCAACCAAAACCTTCTCTTCGCAGGTGGCGACGCTACTATTGGTCGCCAATCGCCTGATCGAAGACGTCACTGGGGAGTTACTCGACGGGCATCTCGACCGGCTCGAAAGCCTCAGATCACTGCCCTCGTTCGTCCAGACGGGACTCGACACTTCACAGGCGCCAGCCGTCGCCGATCAGTATCTCAGTGACGGCCACTTCTTCATCGGGCGCGGCAACGGCGTTCCCGTCGCGCTCGAAGCGGCGCTCAAGTTCAAGGAGATTACCTACGAACACGCGGAAGGATTCCCCGCGGGCGAGTTGAAGCACGGTCCCCTGGCACTCGTCACCGCAGACACGCCGGTGTTTGTGGTCTGTACGGGCCGTGACGCGAGCAAGCTGGAAAGTGCAATTCGGGAGGTCCAAACCCGGGGTGCGCCAGTCATCGCGGTCGCACCCAGATCGATGTCCGACATCATCGACACCGCCGACGAGACGCTCACTGTTCCTGCGACCCACCCTGACCTGGTCCCGATCCTGGCGAACGTCCAACTCCAGCTCGTGGCCTATCATGCCGCAGCAAAGCTCGACCGAGCCATCGACAAGCCGCGGAACCTGGCCAAGAGTGTAACTGTCGAGTAA
- a CDS encoding DUF1616 domain-containing protein encodes MTPRRLRLAGLPTDLLLVDAVVTITIAGFLLFDLPRSVEWPLAVLFVLVLPGYVLVAAMFPTSPNVRWLFAVRPNTDSPLGRPYGPGWALRVAMSLLGSLLVVSTVGIVLSAFGVFRLTPVVIGIGGITFAGSMVAWVRRRRVPPDWRADPAAGGTPSAISRTLGLSGIQTVTFGIAVLMLVGSLAFFAITPSPGTPYSEATLVASGDGETFFGENESVTFVAGEGNTLHVSLGNHEGRPITYTLVGQIQRVGPNGTVNETRTVDRGQVSLADGETVVIPRRIDPTMTGESLRLQYRLYTQPVSDDPKPANAALTLRHWIDVVGENRS; translated from the coding sequence ATGACGCCCCGTCGATTACGATTGGCCGGATTGCCGACCGACCTGTTGCTCGTGGATGCAGTGGTCACAATCACGATCGCCGGGTTTCTGCTCTTTGATCTGCCCCGGTCGGTCGAATGGCCACTCGCTGTTCTGTTCGTCCTCGTGCTTCCAGGGTACGTACTCGTGGCGGCAATGTTTCCAACCAGTCCCAATGTCCGCTGGTTGTTTGCCGTCAGACCGAACACGGATTCACCCCTCGGTCGCCCGTACGGACCGGGCTGGGCACTGCGAGTCGCGATGTCGCTACTCGGGAGCCTCCTGGTCGTCTCGACCGTCGGCATCGTCTTAAGCGCCTTCGGCGTGTTCCGCCTCACGCCTGTCGTCATCGGTATCGGTGGGATCACGTTCGCTGGTTCCATGGTCGCCTGGGTGCGCCGCCGACGAGTCCCTCCTGACTGGCGTGCTGATCCGGCCGCCGGTGGGACACCGAGCGCCATATCGCGTACGCTGGGCCTCTCTGGAATCCAGACGGTTACGTTCGGTATCGCCGTCCTGATGCTCGTCGGATCGCTTGCCTTTTTCGCCATCACGCCGAGTCCGGGCACACCCTACTCGGAAGCCACACTCGTCGCGAGTGGGGACGGTGAGACGTTCTTCGGCGAGAACGAGTCGGTGACGTTCGTCGCCGGCGAAGGGAACACGTTGCACGTCTCCCTCGGAAACCATGAGGGGCGGCCAATCACGTACACGCTCGTCGGACAGATACAGCGCGTCGGGCCGAACGGGACCGTCAACGAAACCAGGACCGTCGACCGCGGTCAGGTCTCACTTGCGGACGGTGAGACAGTTGTCATCCCCCGGCGGATCGATCCGACGATGACTGGTGAATCGCTCCGGTTACAGTACCGTCTCTACACGCAACCAGTGTCGGACGACCCCAAGCCAGCGAACGCAGCACTGACGTTGCGACACTGGATCGACGTCGTCGGAGAGAATCGATCGTAA
- a CDS encoding glycosyltransferase: MHILNLVTNPNAQFFQQQVTALERRGITGETLAVPGERLTTDTGTSSRSIVDYLRFYPRVLRESRGSYDLVHANYGLTAPAALAQPRRPVVLSLWGSDLFGEFGWLSRWCAKRADAVIVMTDEMAEELDTPTTVIPHGIDLNLFRPIPQDAARELVGWRDDAAHVLFPYSKQRPVKDYPRAESVVSGVRERRDADVVLQTLHDVPHARMPLYMNAADALLLTSKHEGSPNAVKEAMACNLPVVSTDVGDVGDRLALVSHSFVCRTDDALIDALCDVLEQDDRSGARRHVEDIGVDRMSKRIGSVYASVSR, encoded by the coding sequence ATGCACATACTCAATCTCGTCACGAACCCGAACGCACAGTTCTTCCAGCAGCAGGTAACGGCTCTCGAACGCAGGGGGATCACGGGGGAGACGCTTGCCGTCCCGGGAGAGCGACTGACGACGGATACGGGAACGAGCTCCCGATCGATCGTCGATTACCTTCGATTCTATCCACGCGTCCTCCGGGAGTCCCGTGGCTCGTATGACCTCGTTCACGCCAATTATGGCTTGACGGCACCAGCGGCCCTGGCCCAACCGAGACGTCCGGTCGTCCTATCGCTGTGGGGATCGGATCTCTTCGGCGAGTTCGGGTGGCTGAGTCGATGGTGTGCGAAACGCGCCGACGCGGTCATCGTAATGACCGATGAGATGGCCGAGGAACTCGACACGCCGACGACGGTCATCCCCCATGGCATCGACCTGAACCTGTTCCGGCCGATCCCACAGGACGCGGCGCGCGAGCTGGTCGGCTGGCGAGACGACGCTGCCCACGTCCTCTTTCCGTACTCGAAACAGCGCCCGGTGAAGGACTATCCACGCGCCGAGTCGGTGGTCTCTGGGGTCCGTGAACGACGGGACGCCGACGTCGTCCTCCAGACGTTGCATGACGTCCCGCACGCCCGCATGCCGCTGTATATGAACGCCGCGGACGCGCTGTTGCTCACCTCGAAACACGAGGGGTCGCCCAACGCCGTCAAGGAGGCAATGGCTTGTAACCTACCGGTCGTCTCGACCGACGTTGGGGACGTTGGCGACCGCCTCGCGCTCGTTTCTCACTCGTTCGTTTGTCGAACCGACGACGCTCTCATCGACGCGCTCTGTGACGTCCTCGAGCAGGACGATCGCTCGGGGGCCCGTCGCCACGTGGAGGATATCGGCGTCGACCGCATGAGCAAGCGGATTGGGTCGGTCTATGCATCCGTCAGTCGGTAA
- a CDS encoding sulfatase: MSETRPNLVLVSIDSLRADHCGFLGDDRGLTPTMDELADDGVTFETAIAPGPQTFSSMPAVFTSHHRPTGDLETYPGETNWKRRLAAIDGHLRRHPSLPERLTELGYSTAGFSPNLWASAASGFDRGFDYFADLAGEPADSRLHTLLSRTPGVDETSKPVELTLDMLSGNSFFTRWQQFYDELDAVRRRLSEPYFLWVFLLDTHFPFLPTRTYRQEQSLLRMYLNTARTEKVMRGHAETVSTRARESMQRSYRDTVRSVDGFLQRIRSDLASDDPVMIVHSDHGESFNEHDNYGHHHRELYEENIHVPYVVSNAGTTGTITEPTSLATIPEVALTIAREGAFTPETVADTGVVSRCEYGTHQAVRYPRFKYVEHEDKQSLFDLENDHRETVDVSDEYPGRIADSRARLARLERHDRETHELSRAARNLAVECNL; the protein is encoded by the coding sequence ATGAGTGAAACCCGCCCAAACCTCGTCCTCGTCTCGATCGACAGTCTCAGGGCCGATCATTGCGGATTCCTGGGTGACGACCGCGGACTCACGCCGACGATGGACGAACTCGCCGACGATGGCGTCACGTTCGAGACAGCCATCGCACCCGGACCCCAAACCTTCTCGTCGATGCCGGCCGTGTTTACCAGCCATCATCGGCCGACAGGCGATCTGGAAACGTATCCTGGCGAGACAAACTGGAAGCGTCGCCTTGCCGCGATCGACGGGCACCTCCGTCGGCATCCATCGCTTCCCGAGCGGTTGACGGAACTGGGCTACTCGACGGCCGGTTTCAGCCCCAACCTCTGGGCGTCGGCAGCCTCGGGGTTCGATCGGGGGTTCGATTACTTTGCCGATCTCGCCGGTGAGCCAGCCGACAGTAGACTCCATACGTTGCTGAGCCGGACGCCAGGAGTCGACGAGACGAGCAAGCCCGTCGAGCTAACGCTTGACATGCTTTCCGGCAACTCGTTTTTCACCCGGTGGCAGCAGTTCTACGACGAACTCGACGCGGTTCGCCGTCGCCTCTCGGAGCCGTACTTTCTGTGGGTCTTCCTGCTGGACACCCACTTTCCGTTCCTGCCCACGCGCACATACCGTCAGGAACAGTCACTGCTTCGAATGTATCTCAACACGGCCCGGACCGAGAAAGTCATGCGGGGACACGCCGAAACAGTGTCGACTCGCGCCCGTGAGTCGATGCAGCGAAGCTATCGGGACACAGTTCGATCGGTCGACGGCTTCCTCCAACGAATCCGCTCGGATCTAGCGTCGGACGATCCGGTGATGATAGTCCACTCGGATCACGGCGAATCGTTCAACGAGCACGACAACTACGGTCACCATCATCGGGAACTGTACGAGGAGAACATACACGTTCCCTACGTCGTCTCGAACGCCGGCACGACGGGGACGATCACCGAACCGACCTCGCTCGCGACCATTCCGGAGGTCGCACTCACCATCGCCCGCGAAGGGGCTTTCACTCCCGAAACCGTCGCCGATACCGGCGTGGTTTCCCGGTGTGAGTACGGCACACACCAGGCAGTTCGATATCCACGGTTCAAGTATGTCGAACACGAGGACAAGCAGTCGTTGTTCGACCTCGAGAACGATCACCGAGAGACAGTCGACGTCTCCGATGAGTATCCGGGTCGGATCGCCGATAGCAGGGCGCGGCTCGCCCGGTTGGAGCGTCACGATCGAGAGACCCACGAGCTCTCGCGTGCCGCCCGGAATCTCGCCGTGGAGTGCAACCTGTAG
- a CDS encoding acyltransferase, which produces MTRAKVGDDIHTDAQTTVGYEYDEDASPAIIGEDATIRKGTMVYCDVEIGSGFTTGHDALVREQTTIGDDVILGTKSVLDGHVTVGSDVSIQTGVYVPPGSEIGDRVFLGPNAVLTNDPYPLRVDVDLDGPTLGDDVSVGANATILPGVTIGDGAFVAAGAVVTQDVPPRRLAVGVPAEIKPLPEELSGGNVA; this is translated from the coding sequence ATGACCCGCGCGAAAGTCGGTGACGACATCCATACCGACGCGCAGACGACTGTTGGCTACGAGTACGACGAGGACGCCAGCCCGGCGATCATCGGGGAAGACGCGACGATCCGGAAAGGAACGATGGTGTACTGTGACGTCGAGATCGGCTCCGGCTTTACGACTGGCCACGATGCGCTCGTCCGCGAACAGACGACGATCGGGGACGACGTTATCCTCGGGACGAAGTCAGTTCTCGACGGTCACGTGACAGTTGGATCGGATGTGAGTATTCAGACTGGAGTGTACGTTCCGCCGGGGAGCGAGATCGGAGACCGTGTCTTTCTGGGACCGAACGCCGTCCTGACTAACGACCCCTATCCGCTCCGTGTCGATGTCGACCTGGATGGGCCGACGCTCGGCGACGACGTCTCGGTCGGGGCGAACGCGACGATCTTGCCCGGAGTCACCATCGGAGACGGTGCCTTTGTCGCCGCTGGGGCCGTCGTTACGCAGGACGTTCCACCGCGTCGTCTCGCCGTCGGCGTTCCCGCCGAAATCAAACCGCTGCCGGAGGAACTCAGCGGGGGGAACGTCGCGTGA
- a CDS encoding DegT/DnrJ/EryC1/StrS family aminotransferase: MIHVASPTFGTAEQEAVQAILESGMVADGPEVRDFESEFAAYCGSDHAVATANGTAALVAALEGLGIGDGDRVVTTPFSFVASSNAIRLVGADPVFADIDPETYNLDPEKTREIVREVDADAILAVHLYGLPAAMAELAEIADEEDVALVEDAAQAHGAMYQGDYVGTFGDAAAFSFYPTKNMTTGEGGMVLTDEEAVADRAASYINHGRASEDAPYAHERVGHNLRMTSMAAAIGRVQLERLPDWIAARRDNASTLTAALEEVPGVTPPAEPSGARHAYHQYTVRCSDRERVREQLEAADIGTAIYYPTPIPDLEPYAAYDPDIPVAERAAEEVLSVPVHPDLSAADVEHISDAVRNAALQVQ; this comes from the coding sequence GTGATCCACGTTGCCAGTCCGACGTTCGGGACGGCAGAACAGGAAGCCGTTCAGGCGATATTGGAAAGTGGAATGGTCGCTGACGGTCCGGAAGTCCGGGACTTCGAATCTGAATTCGCCGCCTACTGCGGGAGCGACCACGCCGTCGCCACCGCGAACGGCACCGCAGCGCTGGTGGCTGCGCTCGAGGGGCTCGGTATCGGCGACGGCGATCGGGTCGTCACCACGCCGTTCTCGTTCGTCGCGAGTTCGAACGCCATCCGGCTGGTCGGGGCCGACCCCGTCTTCGCCGACATCGATCCCGAGACGTACAACCTTGATCCCGAGAAAACCCGAGAAATCGTCCGCGAGGTCGACGCCGATGCGATCCTTGCGGTCCACCTCTACGGTCTGCCGGCGGCGATGGCCGAACTCGCTGAGATTGCCGACGAAGAGGACGTCGCTCTCGTTGAGGATGCTGCACAGGCTCACGGTGCGATGTACCAGGGAGACTACGTTGGCACCTTCGGGGACGCCGCGGCGTTCTCCTTTTACCCGACCAAAAACATGACGACTGGCGAGGGCGGAATGGTCCTCACGGACGAGGAGGCGGTCGCCGACCGAGCCGCGAGTTACATCAACCACGGACGGGCAAGCGAAGACGCCCCGTACGCTCACGAACGGGTGGGCCACAACCTCCGCATGACGAGTATGGCGGCCGCAATCGGTCGCGTCCAGTTGGAACGGCTCCCCGACTGGATAGCGGCACGTCGGGACAACGCGTCGACGCTGACTGCGGCACTCGAGGAAGTACCAGGCGTCACCCCGCCGGCAGAACCGTCGGGCGCGCGCCACGCCTACCACCAGTACACAGTTCGGTGTTCCGACCGCGAACGGGTCCGCGAACAGCTCGAAGCGGCCGACATCGGGACGGCGATCTACTATCCGACCCCGATTCCGGACCTCGAGCCGTACGCGGCCTACGACCCCGACATCCCGGTCGCCGAACGGGCAGCCGAGGAGGTTCTCTCAGTGCCGGTGCATCCCGACCTCTCGGCGGCAGATGTCGAGCACATCAGTGATGCCGTACGCAACGCTGCACTCCAGGTGCAGTGA
- a CDS encoding metal-dependent hydrolase, with protein sequence MWPWEHAALGYLGYSLGYRLLGRDPPGDSDTVALGLATQLPDVVDKSLAWGLGLFPTGFAIAHSVFVALPVGVAALALGRRRGRVRESAGFIIGYWSHLVADVVNPLRAGGQPLFVRVLWPLVETTAYDADYGLGRGLVYIQEFIAAVRAMNPLDVLVLYALLPGMTLALWIVEGTPGTAVFRRACTTVRHRVR encoded by the coding sequence ATGTGGCCGTGGGAGCACGCCGCCCTCGGGTACCTCGGGTACTCGCTCGGGTACCGTCTGCTGGGCCGGGACCCACCGGGGGATAGTGACACGGTCGCCCTTGGGCTCGCCACACAGCTGCCGGACGTGGTCGACAAGTCCCTCGCGTGGGGGCTTGGCCTGTTTCCGACCGGATTCGCCATCGCCCATTCCGTGTTCGTGGCGCTCCCCGTCGGCGTGGCCGCACTTGCGCTTGGCCGGCGAAGGGGACGCGTCCGCGAGAGCGCGGGATTCATTATCGGGTACTGGTCGCATCTGGTCGCCGACGTGGTGAACCCGCTACGGGCAGGTGGACAACCGCTGTTCGTCCGTGTCCTCTGGCCACTGGTCGAAACGACAGCCTACGACGCCGATTACGGTCTCGGCCGTGGACTCGTCTACATCCAGGAGTTCATCGCAGCAGTACGAGCGATGAATCCCCTCGATGTACTCGTCCTGTATGCCCTGCTTCCAGGGATGACTCTCGCGCTCTGGATCGTCGAAGGAACGCCGGGGACAGCGGTTTTCCGGCGCGCATGCACCACCGTTCGGCACCGTGTGAGGTAA
- a CDS encoding polysaccharide deacetylase family protein, translating into MERQIDRLLPSLEFTYDWYRALLDRLQHEGYAFRTFSEAVESNTVLLRHDVDLSIEKALTTARIEAERGIEATYCVLLTSPLYNPLEGAVRDKLQAIESLGHEVALHFSTHEYWDDRPADGAIESKVEAEREILGTVLEQTPRTVSFHIPPKWVLGRSFDGFTSTYNPAYFNEIEYVADSGQRWRDSTPSVTDLSSTVQILTHPGLWGETDRQFEECVDRNVTEACLRVDRKAQREFCEGAYSQ; encoded by the coding sequence ATGGAAAGACAGATTGACCGATTGCTGCCCAGTCTCGAATTCACGTACGACTGGTATCGGGCGCTCCTGGACCGCCTCCAGCACGAGGGATACGCCTTCCGGACGTTCTCGGAGGCCGTCGAATCGAACACGGTGTTGCTCCGACACGACGTCGATCTCTCGATCGAGAAGGCCCTGACCACAGCGCGTATCGAAGCGGAGCGCGGGATCGAAGCGACCTATTGCGTCCTACTCACGTCCCCGCTTTACAACCCGCTCGAAGGAGCGGTCCGTGACAAGTTGCAAGCGATCGAATCGCTCGGTCACGAGGTGGCGCTACACTTCAGCACGCACGAATATTGGGACGACCGACCGGCAGACGGGGCGATCGAGTCGAAAGTCGAGGCCGAACGTGAGATCCTTGGGACAGTGCTCGAACAGACACCACGGACCGTCTCGTTTCACATCCCACCGAAGTGGGTCCTCGGCCGTTCCTTCGACGGATTCACCAGCACCTACAACCCGGCGTACTTCAACGAGATAGAGTACGTTGCCGATTCCGGACAACGCTGGCGAGACTCGACGCCGTCGGTCACCGATCTCTCCTCGACTGTCCAGATTCTTACCCATCCCGGGCTATGGGGGGAGACCGATCGTCAGTTCGAGGAGTGCGTCGACCGCAACGTGACCGAAGCGTGCCTTCGTGTCGACCGAAAGGCCCAACGGGAGTTCTGTGAGGGGGCGTACAGCCAGTGA
- a CDS encoding glycosyltransferase family 2 protein — translation MYREHTIAAVVPAYNEEGYVGDVIDGLPPFIDRAYVVDDGSTDDTWAEIRRHATERNDAHDGHFDRLIVPIQHDENRGVGGAIKTGYLRAREEEIDVTVVLGGDNQMDPRELTRYVDPIVDGIAEYTKGNRFARPEDRAAMPRFRLFGNVVLSYLTKIASGYWESMDSQNGYTAISLAALRETDIEGMYEYYGYCNDLLVRLNVAGVRIADVPRCSTFAYTDGWKSHIDYSEYIPRVSLMLLRDFCWRLREKYLLESYNPIAPLYLLGVGGLSTGLAGVFAALSRRTGTAGTWFLSALTGALVFLYAGILDRADNESLERQVEPASGAEGDQAAATDAPTAPDDPSAEPAQTDGSASVTPSNPHPDGGSDEVKYDGCDSGRFRNNRRRDDRGSAGDVETDDLTEEGDKHE, via the coding sequence ATGTATAGAGAACACACCATCGCCGCGGTCGTTCCAGCGTATAACGAAGAAGGGTACGTCGGCGACGTCATCGACGGGTTACCGCCGTTCATTGACCGGGCGTACGTCGTCGACGACGGGTCGACCGACGACACGTGGGCGGAGATCCGACGCCACGCCACCGAACGCAACGACGCTCACGACGGGCATTTCGATCGGCTCATCGTCCCGATCCAGCACGACGAGAACCGGGGGGTCGGCGGAGCGATCAAAACGGGATATCTGCGTGCTCGTGAGGAGGAGATCGACGTGACCGTCGTCCTGGGCGGCGACAACCAGATGGACCCGCGGGAACTCACACGATACGTCGATCCCATCGTCGACGGTATCGCGGAGTATACGAAGGGCAATCGGTTTGCCCGACCCGAAGACCGCGCCGCAATGCCCCGGTTTCGCCTCTTTGGGAACGTCGTCCTCTCGTATCTCACCAAGATCGCGAGCGGCTACTGGGAGAGTATGGATTCCCAGAACGGCTATACCGCCATCTCCCTAGCGGCACTCCGGGAGACGGACATCGAAGGGATGTACGAGTACTACGGCTACTGCAACGACCTGCTCGTCCGGCTCAACGTGGCCGGCGTCCGAATCGCGGACGTCCCCCGGTGCTCAACGTTCGCATACACCGACGGCTGGAAGAGCCACATCGACTACAGTGAGTACATCCCGCGGGTATCACTGATGCTGTTACGGGACTTCTGCTGGCGACTCCGGGAGAAGTACCTGCTCGAATCCTACAACCCCATTGCGCCGCTGTATCTCCTCGGAGTGGGGGGGTTGAGCACGGGCCTCGCCGGTGTTTTCGCCGCGTTGTCTCGCCGGACTGGAACGGCGGGGACGTGGTTCCTCTCGGCGCTGACCGGAGCACTGGTCTTTCTCTACGCGGGAATACTTGATCGCGCTGACAACGAGTCCTTGGAACGACAAGTCGAACCAGCTTCCGGGGCCGAAGGCGACCAAGCGGCAGCGACGGACGCACCGACAGCGCCGGACGATCCATCGGCCGAGCCGGCACAAACTGACGGATCGGCGTCGGTAACACCCTCGAACCCCCATCCCGACGGCGGTTCAGACGAAGTGAAATACGATGGGTGTGACTCCGGACGCTTTCGAAACAACCGAAGACGCGATGATCGGGGGAGTGCGGGAGACGTCGAGACGGACGACCTGACCGAAGAGGGAGACAAGCATGAGTGA
- a CDS encoding ATP-grasp domain-containing protein — protein MSESSTATRTNRSDVTVLMTGAGAPGAWGIIRSLRLTEERDVRIVGVDMDPDAYGFSLVDASYRVPAGTDDGYVTRIADIVTKEDVDVVLPLTTDELQPLATHREDVPASVMVSAAEILSIANDKAALYAFLDKHGFDSAPRFCRVEDEASFVDAVQALEYPDNPVCFKPVVGSGMRGFRVLDEDADQLTQLLDEKPSATTTTFEEIRPVLAEADPFPKLVVMEYLPGEEYSVDALAMGDSVGPVVPRSRAKTRAGISFQGVVEENDRLIEEAGEICQKLGLEYNVNLQFKYDADGNPKLIEINPRVAGTIIMCVGAGVNLPYLGLKHALEEPIPSVDIEWETSMTRYWNEVFRSPGGDSFHVDPDGVTNRMATR, from the coding sequence ATGAGTGAATCATCGACAGCCACACGAACCAACAGAAGCGACGTGACCGTTCTCATGACCGGGGCCGGCGCACCAGGTGCCTGGGGCATCATCAGGAGCCTTCGATTGACCGAGGAACGCGACGTCCGCATCGTCGGCGTCGACATGGATCCCGACGCCTACGGGTTCTCGCTCGTGGACGCGTCCTACCGGGTTCCAGCAGGGACTGACGACGGGTACGTGACCCGGATCGCCGACATCGTCACGAAGGAAGACGTCGACGTCGTCCTGCCGCTGACGACCGACGAGCTACAGCCGCTGGCGACCCACCGCGAGGACGTTCCCGCGAGCGTCATGGTTTCCGCCGCGGAGATACTTTCGATCGCGAACGACAAGGCCGCACTGTACGCGTTTCTCGACAAGCACGGTTTCGACTCCGCGCCGCGGTTCTGCCGGGTTGAGGACGAGGCGTCGTTCGTCGATGCGGTGCAAGCGCTCGAATATCCCGACAACCCGGTCTGTTTCAAGCCGGTCGTCGGGAGCGGCATGCGGGGCTTCCGGGTGCTCGACGAGGATGCCGATCAGCTAACCCAGTTGCTCGACGAGAAGCCGAGTGCGACGACCACGACGTTCGAGGAGATCCGTCCGGTACTGGCCGAGGCCGATCCCTTCCCCAAACTCGTCGTCATGGAGTACCTCCCGGGTGAGGAGTACAGCGTCGACGCGCTCGCGATGGGTGATTCCGTCGGCCCCGTGGTCCCGCGCTCGCGGGCCAAGACACGGGCCGGCATCTCGTTTCAGGGCGTCGTCGAAGAGAACGATCGCCTCATCGAGGAAGCGGGCGAGATATGCCAGAAGCTCGGCCTGGAGTACAACGTCAACCTCCAGTTCAAGTACGACGCCGACGGGAATCCGAAGCTCATCGAGATCAATCCCCGTGTCGCCGGGACGATCATCATGTGTGTCGGTGCCGGGGTGAACCTGCCGTATCTGGGTCTCAAGCACGCACTCGAAGAGCCGATTCCGTCGGTCGATATCGAGTGGGAAACGTCGATGACCCGATACTGGAACGAGGTGTTCCGATCACCCGGTGGCGACTCCTTCCACGTTGATCCGGACGGGGTCACGAACAGGATGGCGACCCGATGA